GTGGGTTCTTGGCATCTTCAAGCAGGCAGTAGAGGAGGCTCTCACTGGATAAGAGTCTGGCACCTTCTGTTTGGAGTTGGCTGAGGGCCCATTCGTGTTCTTGAGCGCTTCTAGCAGTCAAGGCGTCACGGACCAAAGTCACTTCCACTTGCGGATGATCCTCTAATAATTGATGGGCGGTTTGCTCCACACAGATAGGGGTTTCCATTCCGATAATTACCACATGATCAATCTCAGGCGTGATGTGGTTGATGACTTCGGGAATGCAGGCATTGAAACGGGTCTTGGCGTAAACCGGTGCATCGCTTAGATAGCTCTTAATGTCAGGATGGGTAGACCCTAAACCTTGAGGATATTGTTCGGTGACCACTTTCTTAACGCCTAAGTGGTTTAAACCTTCCAGAAGAAATTGCAGGTTGGTTAGATAGGTGTCGGGATCACTCATAGCAGGGACAAGCTTTTCTTGGATATCGATGACAAGGACCAGGGTATTATCAACAGTCATTGAAGTCATGGTGAACTTCCTTTCTAAGAATCTTATTTCTTCTTTAATTATATCAAGCACAGGACGAACTGCCTAGGTTTCTAAAAAAATCTCCTAGGAATATCATGAGACTGAGTTCCTTACAGGAAAGACTTTCCCTTTTTATTGACTGAATTGAGAATGGTGTTTTTTAGGAGATATTTAAAGAAAGAATCATCCTGAAATGAATTCCAAATGGCTAATGTATATACATTTGGATAGTCATTTGATAAAATAGGCTTGAGGAGGCGATAGTATGCAAACTAAAATTGCTCAATGGGGGAATTCAAAGGCGATCAGAATCCCATCAACGATAGTTAAACAGCTCAATTTAAAGGATAATCAAGTGCTCTCACTTGAAATCAAAGATCAGGCCCTAGTGATTAAGCCTAAGGAAGCAGAAACTATTCAGGAATTATTTGCTGATTACAACACTTCTTTCACTTATGAGGAAGAAATGGATTGGGGACCAGCAGTGGGAGAAGAGATCGAATGGTAATGCGGCAGGGCGACATTTTTTACGTTAATTTTAATCCAAATATCGGGCACGAACAGAGAAATAGTCGTCCGGCTATTGTATTAAGTCATGATCTCATTTTTCAGACGAGTCGAATGGCGATTGTTGCGCCTATCTCAACAACTAAACGAAATTATCCAGCCTATTATGAGCTTCAAGAGACTGACCATACCAAGGGTAAAGTTCTTTTGGATCAAACAAAGTCTCTTGATCTTTATCATTGCCAAGTCAGCCAAGAAAATTTTATTGAACGAGCTAAACCGAATGAATTTAAGCGTATTATTCATCGTTATAAATTGTTATTCGATCTGGTAGATGATTATCAATAGGCAATTAATAAAACGATGAGATTGAAAGAAAACCATTGTTGTGATGGTTAGACTCTATTCAAATCTGTTCCAAGCACAGAGCAAGCGACCACTTCAGAAAATGGCGGTCTTGCTCTTTTTTTCTTATCAATATAGAAAATAAATTGACAAGAAATCTGTATTAAGGATATAATACAGATGAGAAGTGTATTAGTGTATTAATACAGTAAGCGGAAGGGAGGACGACAATGGAATTTAATGACCGCTTGCCCATCTACCGACAAGTGGCGGATTATTTTCGTGAGAAGATGGCGACAGGTGAATATCAAGCTGGCAGTGAATTACCGAGTAGACGGCAAGTGGCTAGTGATTTTCGGGTAAATCCCAATACCGTGCAAAGGGCCTATAGCTTACTGGAAAGCGAAGGGCTCATTGAAACCCATAAAACCATGGCCAGCCGAGTAACGGAAAAGGAAGACCGTTTACAGGCGTTAAGAGAAGAATTGCTTGGCCGAGCCATCGCTAGTTTCGTGGATAAGATTGCTCCTTTTGACATGGAGCGCTCGACAGTGATGGACTTACTTAATCAAGCATTGGATGAAAAGGAGGCAGAAGACCATGATTGAATTTTGCGATGTACATAAATCCTATGGCAGTAAGAAGGTTCTTGATGGTATCAATTTTTTCTTTGCCAAAAACCAGGTGACTTGTCTGATCGGTGTGAATGGAACAGGGAAGACGACTCTGATGAAGCTGTTGATGAAGTTAACTCCCCTGGATGCTGGAAAAATTCTTATCGACGGTAAGCCGGTGACGACAAAGGATTTCGAACGGATCATTTTCATCCCTGATATGCCTACTCTGGATGATCGGCAAAGTATTCGTCAGGCCTTAGACGGGGTTAAGCGTTACTATCAGCTTTATAACGAAGAACGGGCCCAGGAGCTCTTGCGTTTCTTTCATTTAGATGAAAGCGACCGCATTGCTAACTTATCCAAGGGTAATGTTGCCAAGGTCGGCCTTTTGTTGGGTTTAGCGGTGGATGCCGATTATATGATTATGGATGAACCTTTTTCGGGAATTGATATTTTTACCCGTGAAGAAGTGGCTCGGGTGTTCACTGACCAATTAATGGAGGATCGCGGGGTTTTGATTTCAACCCATGAAATCCAAGACATTGAAAGCTTGGTTGACCAAGCTATTCTCTTGGACCAGGGCCGTATTATTGAAAGTTTTTCTCCTGAAGAGGTACGTGACTTAGAAGGTAAATCAATTGTTGATGTCATGCGGGAGGTGTATGGGCGATGAAGAAGTTTTCTTCACTATTTATTGATGAAATGAATCGGTCCAAGTCCTATTTCTTAGGAGTCCTTAGCTTTATGTTAGGAGGCGAGACCCTCATGGTGCTTTTGCGTGTCTTTCATATGGCTAACTTGTTTAGACGTGGCGAACTAGTTGAAGCAGGAGACTTGGCAAGCTTTACCTTAACGGGCTGGAATAATCTTATCTATGGGGGTGTCTTCTTAGCACTGGCCCTCTATACCGTCTTAATTTGGCAAAGAGATTGGGAGGGCAAGGGAAGATTGGTGTATCGCTTAATGACCTATCCAGGCTCGCGCTTGACCGTCGCCTTAGCCAAGTGGGCTACGATCTTAACCATGGTTTTCGCCTTACTAGGGATTCAATTGATCTATATGGCAGCCTTAAACCACTTGCTCAATGGACTCCTGCCCAATGAACTCTATCGTTTTGCCCCTTACTATACTTATTTCACTCACGATTGGAGTTTTATGAATCTCTTTCTCCCCTTTAATGGCTATGATTTTATCGCCTCCTATAGTTTAGGAAGTGCAGCTATTCTGGTTATTTTTAATAGCATTCTGATCTATTATTGTGAGCGGGCCAATGGCTTTATCATAATGCTTTTGAAGTTGTTTATTTTCCTTGTCCTGACTGCTGCCTTAGCAGTGGGCTATGTCTGGTTGATGGCTAGCATCCTTTATCCGCTTGGCTTAGAGATTTTTTATTTGCTCTTGCTAGGCGCTTTAGTTTTGATCACTTTTAATATATTGCTGCTGAATTATCGGCTCAACCATCGTCTGTATTGTTAGGAGGTTTAGGATATGAAACGTTATGCTTTTCCAACTTTTCTAGGCTTAGGGCTCACTGGTCTTCTACTGATGGCTTTTGCTTATCCAGCGGTGAAACAAGATCGCATCCAAATTTCAAATAACCAAGGCAACCAAGCCTTACTTGATCGAGAAATCGTTTCCTTGTTTCGTCTGGAAAAAGATGAGCAGGGACAAGAGATTCCAAATTTTTTTAGTGGCTACTACTATATCGATAGGCACTCTACCCTCTATCCTTCGCGTTATTTTAGCGCCATGTATCTGCCTACTGCTACTCTAGAAGTGATGCAGGCATTTCCTATGGGTAACCGTCCTAAACTACATAATTACAATATCTTGAGTCTAGGAGACGATAAGGCCCTAGCTTATAAGCCCCACTATCTGACCAGTGCTAGCCAACAATTTGACTATGTCTGGATTGACCGACAAGCAAAAAGTTTTGCGGCAGGGAATTGCGACCTCCCTGAAGATTGGCAAGGTGCCAGCCTATATTCTTATCATTGCCAAGGTGATCAATTACGTCTCTTTGTAGTGGAGGACGGGGCCAATAGAGAAGGTACGGGACCGCTCGATTTAATGGAAGTCAAGATTGACATGGCTAGTGGTAAGCTTCACGATAGCCGCCAAGTGAATTTACAAGTACCTGAAGGGAATCTTGACCAAAATTATGTCCAGGCTTCGAGAAATCCTAAGTGGCTTCCTATTCGAAGTATGGATGACCAGAACCGTAGGAGTGAAGTCGTATTATATAATGCCTCTAACTTAGAGGATTCACTCACTTTGAAGGCTAAGGACTTAGGGGTAGAGGACGTAGACCAGGCCTTTAACCAGTTATTTGTCATTGGTGATGGGATTTATACCCGTATCTGGTCGCCAGAAAGCGGCATGGAGGCGACCGTTGATAAGGGATCTTGGCAGTTTTACCGCTATGATAGGCAGAGTGAAAAGTTTCAACCCATTCTTAATGGCAAAGCTTTTGACCCAGGCAGCCTGGTTCAGGACGGCCGGGGTTATCTCATGCAAGCTGTTGATGACCAAAGCATCGGTTTAAGAATTATCGATTTAGAGACAGAAGCAGAACTTGCCAGTCGCAATTACAGCTTACCTACCCGTGAAAATACCCGAGTGACGGGTCAGATTGAATAATGTTTGTAATTGCTTATATGATAAAAGACTCCTAGGACTTGCAGCTTGCTAAGCCATGTTCTAGGGGTTTTACTTTAACTAATAGATTACTGCTAAGGCGACTGATCGGGACGCTATTATATCGCAATGGGCTAGCCAATATTTTTACTTGTTATAAGGATTTTTCCCTTTGTAGCTAGACTATATCTCTGCCATAAGCGAGAGACAAGGACTTGCGCAGTGGCTAAGATTATGCTTTACTAAACAGGATGAATTTTACAGTTTGAGAAAATCAAGCGACAGAAGGGGATTTGCCGATGAAGCACCGTTATCCAAGTGAACAATTAGAAGTGGAAGTGACCGGACTTTCTGAGAAGGGGCTAGGTTTAGCCGAATACCGTTTTCCGGATACCGAATTAGGAAAAGGACGGAAATTAAAACTTCAAATTCCTAAGGCCCTACCTGGGGATAAATTGTTAGTCACTGTACCCAATGCCAGAGGTCGAAGACGAGCAACACGGACCTATGACCGGATCATTGAGCCTTCGCCTAGTCGAAATGGGGGTTATGAATTAAATGGCCCCCAAGTTGGTGGAGCACCTTTGGAATATATGAATTATCCCGATCAATTGGCCTATAAGCGAGCACTCACCCAGGGTTTCTTGGCTGACCAAGGCTTTGATCCCACTGTGGTGGGTGAGGTATGGGGGATGGATGACCCTTACCATTACCGCAATAAGCTGGAGCTGAGTTTCTCGATCGATGGCGACTTGGGCTTCTTCGTCCAAGGCGACCAGTATCAGATTGTCGATTGGCAAAAGAATATCCTCGCCCCAGAAATCTTCATGACCCTTAAAGAAGAAGTTCAAGCCTGGCAAAAGGCTTGGGGTTTAGCTGGTTATGAAAAACAGTCTAAGCAAGGTTTGCTCAGACAACTGCTCTTGCGCCAAGGCCAGCACAGTGGCGAAGTCATGGTAGCTATTTTTGCCCAAGAAAAAACGGCAGATCTTGATCCAGATGCTATTCAAGACCTCATCCAACGCTTGCAGGCTTATCCTGAGATTAATAGCTTGATGTGGATTAAGAATACCGCCATTGCTGACCGGATGGGGGCTGACAAGGTGGAAGTTCTTGCTGGTCGGGACTATATCCGTGATGAGCTGGCTGGTTTTAACTACCGCCTTTATTTCGACACTTTCTTCCAACCTAATCCTACCCAAGCTCAAAAGATGATTGATTTGGCTTGCGATTGGGCAGAATTAGATGCAGATAGCCTGGTAATTGACCTTTTCTGTGGAGTTGGTAGCTTTAGTTTGCCCCTTGCCAAGCGAGCTAAGGCCTTGGTGGGAATTGAGATTGTGGAGCAATCGATTGAATCGGCTAAACGTAATGCTCGGGATAATGGGATCACTAACGCCCACTTTATTGCTCGTGATGCTCGCCACGGTTTGGCTGAAATTGAAGAAGAGTGGGGACAAGCGGACCTGCTCTTACTTGATCCTCCACGCAACGGTGCCGGTGGAAAAATCATGCGTCGGATTGGGCGGATGGGCCTAGACAAGATCATTTACGTCTCCTGTAACCCTAAAAGCTTGGCAGCAGACCTAGTCTGGCTCAGAGACTTTGGTTATGAGATTATGAAATTCCAATTAATCGATCAATTCCCGCACACCCAGCATGTTGAATCGGTCGTGTTGTTGGAGAAGAAATAGAATAATATAAAATGTAGAAGAAAGATCCTGAAAGGGGGCTTTTTGTTATGGGGAATAGCAAGGAGGACATTAGTGTATTAGTGAAGAAATCGTGCTGTCTTTCGTTTTTTGATTTAATAACTTAGAAATATGAAATTGTGAGTGAATCGTGTAAAATCGATTAGATTGAAGGAGGGAGTTATAAATGACGGAACCTGATAGTAACGGAGAAATTATTATCTACCAAAGTGAAGATGGAACGAGTAAATTAGACGTTAAACTTGAAGATGAAACAGTTTGGTTGACACAAGCACAACTCGTTGAATTATTTCAGTCTAGTAAAGCTAATGTTAATGAACATATAAAAAACATCTTCGATGGAGGAGAACTTGAGGAAAGTTCAACTGTTCGGGAATTCCGAATAGTTCGTCGAGAAGGAAGCCGAGATGTTGCTCGTAAAATAAAACATTACAACCTCGATATGATCATCTCCCTTGGCTACCGCATTCAATCTAAGGTAGCTACTCACTTACAGCGCTGGGCGACCAAATAGTATGTAGGATAATCATATGATCATAGATAAATTTACCAGAAGAAGCTCCTGAAAAGGGGCTTTTTATTATGGAAAAAATAGAAGGAATCTCCATTTTGAGCCATAGTCCCAACTTTTGATAGAAGTTAGATCTTTCTGACACCACTATTAGCTATTTACAAAATAAAACATATAAATAATGAACTTTTATTCATATTTTTATTTATTTTTCGCTCAACATGAACTTTAATTCATAAAAAGAAAAATTACCTGGAGGATACAATGGCTAAAGATAATAAAGAAAAGTTAATTCAAGCAACTGACCGCTTGCTGAGGGATAGAAGCATTAGTTCAATTACCACTAAGGAAATCACCAAGGAAGCGGGGGTATCTGTCGGCGTCTTTTACAACTATTTCACTAGCAAAGAAGATGTCTTCACAGAATTGATCAAAAGCTTCTTCAATTATTCACTAGAAGAAATGAAAAAACTTCAAGCAGAAATAACCGGAAAGAATCTGAGGTCGGAAATAAAGTTTAAAGAATATTTGATTAAGGGGATAGATAAAGATTGGGAAAATCGCTTCTTAAATAGTGATATTTTAACGCTTTCAAGAAAAGACCAAGCTTTCAACGAATTAATGATGGATTTTAATGAAGGAATGATTGCGATTATTGTTGATATTTTAACCATTATTCAAGCGGACGCTCAGGACAATGACCTGGTCATTAAGGCCAAGTTAATCATGAATTTGATTCAGAATTCCTACCCCGTCTTTTCTAGTTTTGAGGATGACCAAGAGCAAGAAGCTTATATGGAGCAAGTGGTCAAAATAATTTTTGATCTGAGCTTTAATGAATAGAGGACAAGACTATGGAGAATATTTTAACCGTCAAAGACCTATCAAAAACCTATAAAAATGGGCGAAAAGCCCTTGATCATTTAAATTTCACTGTGACTAAGGGTGAGATCCTTGGCTTTTTAGGACCCAATGAGGCTGGGAAGAGCACCACCATCAATATTCTATCGACCCTACTAAAAGCGGATGAAGGGCAAGTGATCTACTTTAATAATGACCACTTGCCACTTAAAACCATCAAACAGCACCTGGGGATTGTGCCACAAGAACTCGCCATTTATGAGGATATTTCCGCTTTTGATAATGTAAAATTCTTTGCCTCCTTATATGGTGTCAAGAAAGCTGAAATGAAGGACCGGGTAATAAAGGCGTTAAGGAAGGTCGGATTGGAAGAACGCGCCCATGATAAGGCTGCCACTTTTTCGGGTGGGATGAAGCGACGTTTAAACATTGCCTGTGCCATAGCCCATGATCCCCAATTAATTATTTTTGATGAGCCTACCGTGGGGATTGATCCCCAGTCGAGAAACCATATTCTCGAATCGATCGAGGCTTTGCGGGATGAAGGGGCCACGGTTATCTACACCACCCATTACATGGAGGAAGTCCAGCAGCTTTGTGACCGGGTCATTATTATGGATGGGGGAGAGGTTTTATTAAATGACCGCTTGGATAATATCTTGAAAGCTTACAGCAATGTCAAGTATCAAATGAGCCTGGACCAGCCCATATTCCCAGACTTATTAGATATCATCCACCACTTACCCCAGGTGCTGTCTGCTAGTCAGGACGATGAATTGCACATGAATCTCACGATGAAGGAAGCAGGTACTTCGTTAAATGAAGTCTTGGAATTATTGGTTCAGTCTCATATTGCGATTACCAGTATCCAAACCAGAAAGAATAATCTAGAAGATGTTTTCTTAAGCCTAACCGGAAAACAATTAAGGGACTAGAGCCAAAGGAGAAATGCTTATGTTAACCATCATGAAACAAGATCTGGTGAATCTTTTCAAAAATAAGCCGATTATGACCTATCTAATACTTTATCCCTTTCTCTTAATTACAGTGACAGGCTTTGTCTTTTCATCTCTTTTTAGTGATGACCTGCTCACAGCCTATGACTATTATGGGGTCACTATGATGATCTACTTGTCCATGGCCACGGTGATTATCCTGCCCGAGCTCTTCTTTGGTCACCAGGTCAAGTATGCTAATTATCGGATTGTCTATTCGCCTATGGCTCGATACAAAGTTTATTTATCCAAACTAATTGTATCTATTTCAGTCTCCTATGCCATCCTAGCCAGCTATATCTTGGTTTTTAATGCGGTAGGTTGGGTTAACTATGGGGGCAGGCATGTGGCCTTTATCTTATTACTGGATTTAGCCCTGGTGATCTTTTCCATTACTTTTGGGGGTGCTTTCTGCCTGTTGTTAAAGAGCGAAGATCTCGCCACAAAAATTCTAAATTTGGTGATTAATGTTTTCGCCATTCTGTCGGGGCTATTCTTCCCCATGTCTATCTTTGGAAAAAGGGCCGCTCAAATCGCTAACCTATCACCTATCGCACAAGTGATGAAGAGCTTTTTCGAGATTATTTATGATCAAAATGCCAGTTTCCTATCGCAGACGATCATCGCTTTAATGTGTGCCTCACTAGGCTTTTTATTGATTATCCACTTAAAATATCACCCGGAAGATTTTGGAGAATAAAAATGAAATTTGTCATTCTAAACAACAATTTAAAACGCCTCTTTCAAGCAAAATCCTACCTCGTCCTATCGATGCTACTTGTCTTTGTAACGGTCGCCGCTAGTGCTTTTGTGGTCACCATGGATGCCCCCAAACCCATAATGGGGGTCGACCCAAGTGCCAGTGAATTGTTAGACATGAATATTGATGATTTATCTGTTGAAGAACTATCAGAAGATCATCCTGCTTACACTAAACTTATCACCGGCGACTACGATGCCTACATCACTAAAGAAGACGGCAAGTATCAAGTGACGACAGTAAGAAATGCTGAATTGGGAGATGAGTTGAACCAATTTCTCAATACGGGGCAATTAAGCAGTGAACCCGATCCAGGCAATAATCAATTTAAAGTGATTCTCAGTGTTCTAGCGATGAGCTCGATGATTCTTTCTTTAATTCTTTATCGTTTTTACTTTGATGACTGACAAGGGATTGATAAGCGGATTTATTCCAGCGGACTTTCGACCCTTTCTTACCTTTTTCAGCAAGTGCTGTTCACTTTTCTGCTTCTGTTTACGATTAGTACCTTAGCTTGCTGTAGTCTTTTTCCTCTCTTTGACCTCGAATTATCTGGACGATTTTTCTTAGATTTATTTTTTCTTGAACTATTTGCTGCCAATTTTGGCATGGTCTTATCAACGCTGACTAAGAAAAATCAGGGAGCCCTCTTAGTGGGGACCATGCTATCTGTTTTGACCATGCTGCTTTCGGAGGCTCTATTTACATTAAAAGCAAACAGTCTACAAGAAGAGATCCAGCCGCTTTTTCCGCAATTCTATATGGCCAAGTTGGGATCAGGGTTGGATGGCCAGTCGGTAGATCTAAGGCAATCGGTATGTGTTCTTTTACTCTATACTTTGCTTTTCTTCTTAATCGCCCTCAACGTGCAAAAGCGAAGAATAGAAAAGTGATAGATCGAACCAAAGAAATAGAATGCGATAGATACGATATCTTATTTTAGCCTCACAAAAGGGGCTTTTTCTATAGATCTTTTATACTACTTGCAACGTACTACGTAAGGCGATATAATAAGGGTAGTAAGAGGGTGACAAAATGGCCGATGAAACACAGTTAGCAAGTGAAATTCCTCTAACCGAAACCCATTTTCTCGTCTTATTAACCATGGTTAAGCCCAACCATGGTTACGGCGTTATGCAAGAGGTGGAAGTGATCACCCATGGACGGGTTACTTTTGGACCGGGGACTTTATATGGAGCGATTAATAACCTTTCAAAGAAGGGTTGGATCGAAATGGTTGAACACGATAAGAAAAACCGGCGGAAAATTTATCAAACCACGACGACAGGACGTAAGTTGCTTGAATTAGAGTTCAAGCGCATGAAGCAATTAATTGAGGCAAGTCAGGACTATTTAAGGGAAGGTGAGTCATGATGGTGACAAAGTTTAAGGCCTTTTTTAACCCGATTGAAGGTCGTCAAGAGTACCTCAACACCCTAGCAGACCAAGCATATCGTTTACTTTCAAGTGGCGGCTTGCTGCAAAGATTTCAAAGATCTGACACCCAGCCGCTTCATTATACGGTTCAATATATCGGCCATATGGTCCCTAAAGAGCGGAAGGATTACTGTGAATTTTTAGAAGGATTGGGCTATCAAACATTTTTTGCCCCGCTTAATATGGGCAAGTTTACTTTGGGCAATGTGCGCTGGCGTCCTTATAATAACGGACGGGCGGCGCTTGCGACCAGCCTAGGGATGATTAATCATGAAATATTAATCATTGAGAGCAAGGAAGCTAAAGAACTACCAGCCTTTAGCGAAAAGGAGGGCAAGCGAGCGGACTTGAAAGGGCGGTTAAGACCGGCAACCTATCTGATGATTGTTTCCCTTATTATGTTAGGGATTGCCCTATTAGTTTACTTGGATTTCTCCCAAGACTGGTGGGCGTGGACGGCTAGGAGTGTTCGCCCCTTGGAAGGTGTATTCTGGGTCTGGCTAATCGTTGGTGCTGTGCTCTTGATTTATTCTGGCTGGACGATAGCTCGAATTCGGTCTTTAATTCAGGACCTGTCCTAGGCGACCTATAATAATTATGGAAACATTCGAAGACTATACACAAAGGAGGGCTTATGACTAGCTTAGTCTTTACTGAAAAAGATAAAAGCTTAACTGTCGATATTCTTGGCTATGAATTCAAAGATCTATCTGAAAGTGATGATGTATTTGATCGAAATTGGTTAAAAGTAGCGTTTAGCTATTCGGATTCAGTCAAGTCCTTTAAACAAGTGGATCCTTGCCTATTAAGTTTTGAGCTGGGAGACATCATTGAAAGTATCCATTCGCTGATATCGGGAAAGGAAACAGAGGTGTTGAGAACATTTACAGAGCCCTACTTGTCCATGGCTATTACTCAAATCGATTCTTGCTATGCTTTCCAAATAAGTTTTGTCTATGACACTAAGAATGATTGGAAAAAAGTATCTTTATGCCAAACATTGAATTGTGAAGAGCTTAAGCAGTTGAGCTTTCAATTAAAGGATTTCTATCAAAGATCTCCATTAAGATAAAAGTGTCATAAAAGGCTTTACAGGCTGAGGAGAAAATAGCCAACACGATAGTATGGGGAAAGCTAATGGAGTTATGGTTAAGCCGTAATTAAGAGGTTCGGTACTGTCCAAGCAAGACCAGGCCTGCCAAGAGCTTTGGGCGCAAAATAAATATCTGGTACTAAAGTTTTTTTATTCATTATATTACCTTCTCATAAATAAAAATATCTTCGATTTTTAAATCAAAATTTTTAGCAATTTTGAATGCTAATATAATTGAAGGATTATATCTACCATTCTCAAGAGAACTAATAATTTGCCTAGAAACTTCTAGGGCTATTGCAAGTTCTTTTTGACTTGTTTTCTCGACTTATGAAGTGATTCTAGTTTATTTTTCACAACTTATTTCACCTTTAATTCCTAAATGGAAAGCTAACTTTATTTGTTGTATAAGATAAAACGACTTATGACAAGTGAGCTTTCCTTTTTTTTGCAATAATGACATAGATAGTCAATTAAGGATATAGTGAAAGCTAGAGTATTGGCGTCATTCTTTGTCTTTGGATTTGATATAATGATATTGAAAAATGAAATGGCGAATAATCCATGATAAAGAGTATTAAAATTGAAGAGGTGATGAAAATAGAAAACTACACTATAGAATCCTTAAAGGACATGCATGAAGGGCAGTATTTTGATCGGAAAAGTGCAAGGATGAAGCCCAAGGATGCAGTAAAACATATTATCGCTTTTGCTAATGCAGACGGTGGAAGTTTAGTCATAGGAATTGAAGATAACGGAGATTTATCCGGTACAAACTATCAAGGGGCTCATACATTAGAAGATTATAAGCTGGCAATCCAACAAGATATATTGGGTCAACCTTGCGTTTCTTATGAATATATTGATTACTTAATGGAAGGACAAGAAGATAGATTATTTTTAATCCGCGTTGAATTATC
The nucleotide sequence above comes from Aerococcus urinae. Encoded proteins:
- a CDS encoding WapI family immunity protein is translated as MTSLVFTEKDKSLTVDILGYEFKDLSESDDVFDRNWLKVAFSYSDSVKSFKQVDPCLLSFELGDIIESIHSLISGKETEVLRTFTEPYLSMAITQIDSCYAFQISFVYDTKNDWKKVSLCQTLNCEELKQLSFQLKDFYQRSPLR
- a CDS encoding DUF2812 domain-containing protein, whose protein sequence is MMVTKFKAFFNPIEGRQEYLNTLADQAYRLLSSGGLLQRFQRSDTQPLHYTVQYIGHMVPKERKDYCEFLEGLGYQTFFAPLNMGKFTLGNVRWRPYNNGRAALATSLGMINHEILIIESKEAKELPAFSEKEGKRADLKGRLRPATYLMIVSLIMLGIALLVYLDFSQDWWAWTARSVRPLEGVFWVWLIVGAVLLIYSGWTIARIRSLIQDLS
- a CDS encoding PadR family transcriptional regulator, with the translated sequence MADETQLASEIPLTETHFLVLLTMVKPNHGYGVMQEVEVITHGRVTFGPGTLYGAINNLSKKGWIEMVEHDKKNRRKIYQTTTTGRKLLELEFKRMKQLIEASQDYLREGES